The proteins below are encoded in one region of Micromonospora yangpuensis:
- a CDS encoding DUF624 domain-containing protein, which translates to MTAEAGQRFGTGPLARAAALVHTLLVVEVLLLVGTLPGLLPLVLLGHDASNLPLLAACLVPAGPALAAALFTLRHQRLDLTELRPAALFRRGYRVNLLPVLRIWVPMLVWLAVIGVNLANLRAAGVPSWWAVLLVIVALAVTLVGANALLVTALFRFRTRDVLRLAGYFLTRTPSVPVGTLVLLAAAAGITAVFSEAVLVLLGAPFVLAFLRIGEPMIDKIQKEFTT; encoded by the coding sequence GTGACCGCCGAGGCCGGGCAGCGGTTCGGCACCGGTCCGCTGGCGCGGGCCGCCGCGCTGGTACACACCCTGCTCGTGGTGGAGGTGCTGCTGCTGGTCGGCACCCTGCCCGGCCTGCTGCCGCTGGTCCTGCTCGGCCACGACGCCAGCAACCTGCCGTTGCTCGCGGCCTGCCTGGTGCCGGCCGGCCCGGCGTTGGCCGCCGCCCTGTTCACCCTGCGGCACCAGCGGCTCGACCTGACCGAGCTGCGCCCGGCCGCGCTGTTCCGGCGCGGGTACCGGGTCAACCTGCTGCCGGTGCTGCGGATCTGGGTGCCGATGCTGGTCTGGCTGGCCGTGATCGGGGTGAACCTGGCCAACCTGCGCGCCGCCGGAGTCCCGTCCTGGTGGGCGGTGCTGCTGGTGATCGTCGCGTTGGCGGTGACCCTGGTCGGGGCGAACGCCCTGCTGGTGACCGCGCTGTTCCGCTTCCGGACCCGCGACGTGCTCCGGCTGGCCGGTTACTTCCTGACCCGTACCCCGAGTGTCCCGGTCGGCACCCTCGTCCTGCTGGCCGCGGCGGCCGGGATCACCGCGGTCTTCTCCGAGGCGGTGCTGGTGCTCCTCGGTGCCCCCTTCGTCCTGGCGTTCCTCCGGATCGGCGAACCGATGATCGACAAGATTCAGAAGGAGTTCACCACGTGA
- a CDS encoding alpha-glucuronidase, translating to MSVHAAWLPAESFVALGSRRVLVHGDGVDTVLDEVTRACARHGGQVRRSPCGDADVDLVLALRQAVPLPVPAAQAARQAAGEPPGDEGFVLTRSGDVTVLLADTPTGLLYGLFHLVRLGAAAFTVDQPTRRHRPALRRRMLDHWDNVSVHPVMGQVERGYAGGSIFWRDGAARHDLARIREYGRLLAAVGINAISVNNVNVGPVEARLLTDRLDDVAEIADVLRPYGIRVHLSVTFAAPVVLGGLPTADPRDEQVRAWWATTTRQVYERIGDFGGYVVKADSEGQPGPFSYGRSHADGANLLAEALAPHGGVVHWRAFVYNHHQDWRDRSTDRARAAYDHFVPLDGDFRTNVVLQVKYGPVDFQPREPVSPVLAAMPATRLAMELQVTQEYTGQQRHVCYLGPWWSELLGFRPWQTPERTVADVVTELVAVSNVGDDPFWCGHPLAQANLYAFGRLAWDPRLDPTAVLDEWIDLTSPPGSTGDTGRVRATLHAIMDDSWRTYERYTAPLGVGFMVDPLRHHYGPNVDGYEYSRWGTYHFADRDGVGVDRTRATGTGYAGQYPPGWAQVYESLADCPDELLLFFHHVPYDHVLHSGSTVIQHIYDTHFTGVAQVETMRERWRQLAGLLDQALFERVAERLDEQVRSATEWRDQINTYFFRKSGVPDAHGRPIH from the coding sequence GTGAGTGTGCACGCGGCCTGGCTGCCGGCGGAGTCGTTCGTCGCGCTCGGCTCCCGACGGGTCCTGGTGCACGGCGACGGCGTCGACACCGTGCTGGACGAGGTGACCCGGGCCTGTGCCCGGCACGGCGGGCAGGTGCGCCGCTCGCCGTGCGGGGACGCCGACGTCGACCTGGTGCTCGCCCTGCGCCAGGCGGTCCCGCTGCCGGTCCCGGCCGCCCAGGCGGCCCGCCAGGCCGCCGGGGAACCCCCGGGTGACGAGGGGTTCGTGCTGACCCGCTCTGGGGACGTGACGGTGCTGCTCGCCGACACCCCGACCGGCCTGCTGTACGGGCTGTTCCACCTGGTCCGGCTCGGCGCGGCGGCCTTCACAGTGGACCAACCGACCCGGCGGCACCGCCCGGCGCTGCGCCGACGGATGCTCGACCACTGGGACAACGTCTCGGTGCACCCGGTGATGGGTCAGGTGGAGCGGGGCTACGCGGGCGGCTCGATCTTCTGGCGCGACGGGGCGGCCCGGCACGACCTGGCCCGGATCCGGGAGTACGGCCGGCTGCTGGCCGCCGTCGGGATCAACGCGATCTCGGTCAACAACGTCAACGTCGGCCCGGTGGAGGCCCGGCTGTTGACCGACCGGCTCGACGACGTGGCCGAGATCGCCGACGTGCTGCGCCCGTACGGCATCCGGGTGCACCTGTCGGTGACCTTCGCCGCCCCGGTGGTCCTCGGTGGCCTGCCCACCGCCGACCCGCGGGACGAGCAGGTACGCGCCTGGTGGGCCACCACCACCCGCCAGGTCTACGAGCGGATCGGCGACTTCGGCGGGTACGTGGTGAAGGCCGACTCGGAGGGGCAGCCGGGCCCGTTCAGCTACGGTCGCAGCCACGCCGACGGGGCGAACCTGCTGGCCGAGGCGCTCGCCCCGCACGGCGGGGTGGTGCACTGGCGGGCCTTCGTCTACAACCACCACCAGGACTGGCGGGACCGCTCCACCGACCGGGCCCGCGCCGCGTACGACCACTTCGTCCCGCTGGACGGCGACTTCCGTACCAACGTGGTGCTGCAGGTCAAGTACGGCCCGGTCGACTTCCAGCCCCGCGAGCCGGTCTCCCCGGTGCTCGCCGCCATGCCGGCCACCCGGCTGGCGATGGAGCTGCAGGTGACCCAGGAGTACACCGGTCAGCAGCGGCACGTCTGCTACCTCGGGCCGTGGTGGAGCGAGCTGCTCGGCTTCCGGCCGTGGCAGACGCCGGAGCGGACGGTCGCCGACGTGGTCACCGAGCTGGTGGCGGTCTCCAACGTCGGCGACGACCCGTTCTGGTGCGGACACCCGCTGGCCCAGGCCAACCTGTACGCCTTCGGCCGGCTCGCCTGGGATCCCCGGCTCGACCCGACCGCCGTGCTCGACGAATGGATCGACCTGACCTCCCCGCCGGGGAGCACGGGGGACACCGGGCGGGTCCGGGCGACCCTGCACGCGATCATGGACGACTCGTGGCGGACGTACGAGCGGTACACCGCCCCGCTCGGCGTCGGCTTCATGGTCGACCCGTTGCGCCACCACTACGGACCCAACGTCGACGGGTACGAGTACAGCCGCTGGGGCACCTACCACTTCGCCGACCGGGACGGGGTGGGCGTGGACCGGACCCGAGCCACCGGCACCGGCTACGCCGGCCAGTACCCGCCCGGCTGGGCCCAGGTGTACGAGTCGCTCGCCGACTGCCCCGACGAGCTGCTGCTCTTCTTCCACCACGTGCCGTACGACCACGTCCTGCACAGCGGCAGCACGGTGATCCAGCACATCTACGACACCCACTTCACCGGGGTGGCGCAGGTGGAGACGATGCGGGAGCGCTGGCGGCAACTGGCCGGGCTGCTCGACCAAGCGCTGTTCGAGCGGGTCGCCGAGCGCCTGGACGAGCAGGTCCGCAGCGCGACCGAGTGGCGCGACCAGATCAACACGTACTTCTTCCGCAAGTCCGGGGTGCCGGACGCGCACGGCCGCCCGATCCACTGA
- a CDS encoding GNAT family N-acetyltransferase: protein MGEDRVTVRPATAHDVDALVALRVANADVHLALDPLLYRMPPEAALRRHFTTVLADAPGRNAVFVAERDGRIVGMVEVLRDPDPPAHRLLRPEPSAQIHTVVSPGVRARGVGSVLVAAAERWAAAAGMVRLSAGIHHANDRAVGFYQRHGFVDAEISLVRRLDG, encoded by the coding sequence ATGGGAGAGGACCGGGTCACGGTACGGCCGGCGACCGCGCACGACGTCGACGCCCTGGTGGCGCTCCGGGTGGCCAACGCCGACGTGCATCTGGCGCTGGACCCGCTGCTGTACCGGATGCCACCGGAGGCGGCGCTGCGGCGGCACTTCACGACGGTGCTGGCCGACGCCCCGGGGCGTAACGCCGTGTTCGTGGCCGAGCGGGACGGCCGGATCGTCGGCATGGTCGAGGTGCTGCGTGATCCGGACCCGCCGGCGCACCGGCTGCTGCGTCCCGAGCCCTCGGCGCAGATCCACACCGTGGTCTCGCCCGGGGTCCGGGCGCGGGGCGTCGGGTCGGTGCTGGTGGCGGCGGCCGAGCGGTGGGCGGCCGCGGCCGGGATGGTCCGGCTCTCCGCCGGCATCCACCACGCCAACGACCGTGCGGTGGGCTTCTACCAGCGGCACGGCTTCGTCGACGCGGAGATCTCCCTGGTCCGCCGCCTGGATGGCTGA
- a CDS encoding response regulator, with protein MQIRVLLADDQPLIRAGLAMLLAAVADVEVVGEADDGAQAVELSRRLHPDVVLMDVRMPGTDGVEATRRLAEEYDPQRPVRVIILTTYHVDEAVYAALRAGASGFVLKDAAPQELVAAVRAVAAGEAWLDPAVTRRLLDDLATRPDPGLPTPTRMRQLTPREREVLVLMAYGLSNQEIAEHLVLGEATVKTHVSRVLMKLGLRDRTHAVVAAYQSGLVTPGTPPPARAGTLTR; from the coding sequence ATGCAGATCAGGGTGCTGCTCGCCGACGATCAACCGCTCATCCGGGCCGGGCTGGCGATGCTGCTCGCCGCCGTGGCCGACGTCGAGGTGGTGGGCGAGGCCGACGACGGGGCCCAGGCCGTCGAGCTGAGTCGCCGCCTGCACCCCGACGTGGTGCTGATGGACGTCCGGATGCCCGGCACGGACGGGGTCGAGGCGACCCGTCGGCTCGCCGAGGAGTACGACCCGCAGCGACCGGTCCGGGTCATCATCCTCACCACCTACCACGTCGACGAGGCGGTCTACGCCGCGTTGCGGGCCGGCGCGTCCGGTTTCGTCCTCAAGGACGCCGCCCCGCAGGAGCTCGTCGCCGCGGTACGCGCCGTGGCCGCCGGTGAGGCCTGGCTGGACCCGGCGGTCACCCGACGGCTCCTCGACGACCTCGCCACCCGCCCCGACCCCGGTCTGCCCACCCCCACCCGGATGCGTCAGCTCACCCCCCGGGAACGCGAGGTGCTGGTGCTGATGGCGTACGGGCTGTCCAACCAGGAGATCGCCGAGCATCTGGTGCTGGGCGAGGCGACCGTGAAGACCCACGTCAGCCGGGTCCTGATGAAGCTGGGCCTGCGCGACCGGACGCACGCGGTGGTGGCGGCGTACCAGAGTGGTCTGGTGACCCCGGGCACCCCGCCACCGGCCCGCGCCGGCACCCTCACCCGCTGA
- a CDS encoding sensor histidine kinase → MTGTLPWHRRLPRDAVLLPAFGLLDLFTSSSVVIQHRPVSTTAWLLQLLAALVSVGALAWRHRAPVTVFVVECAHGVVVWFLLHDYRPWVALVVALYSVAVLRPLAVSAGAYAAACGRGLLNALDSYRIEPVVGARFGEFLVTALMFALVYGAAWSAGLVVRGHRARVRQFDTDRQAARDEAVTRERQRIAAELHDVVSHSVTVMVLQAAGAAQVATAEPERARQALLHIQQAGQQAMAELRRLLDVMTADADPAGGADRLGPQPRLADIEVLLASMRRTGLSVWTHTSGRAAPLDPSVELAAYRTVQESLTNTLKHAGAGSRVRIYFTWEEQVLLLRIDDDGPAASARPAVGLSAGHGLASLGERIRRAGGRLSTGPRPEGGFRVAAGLPISQHPVDG, encoded by the coding sequence GTGACCGGCACCCTGCCCTGGCACCGGCGGCTACCCCGGGACGCGGTCCTGCTGCCGGCGTTCGGCCTGCTCGACCTCTTCACCTCGTCGTCGGTGGTGATCCAGCACCGGCCGGTCAGCACCACCGCCTGGCTCCTGCAACTGCTCGCCGCGCTGGTCTCGGTCGGGGCGTTGGCCTGGCGGCACCGGGCGCCGGTCACGGTCTTCGTCGTCGAGTGCGCGCACGGCGTCGTGGTGTGGTTCCTGCTGCACGACTACCGGCCCTGGGTGGCGCTGGTCGTCGCGTTGTACTCGGTGGCGGTGCTGCGTCCGCTCGCGGTCTCCGCCGGGGCGTACGCGGCGGCCTGCGGCCGGGGGCTGCTCAACGCGCTGGACTCGTACCGGATCGAACCGGTCGTCGGGGCCCGGTTCGGCGAGTTCCTGGTCACCGCGCTGATGTTCGCCCTGGTGTACGGCGCGGCCTGGTCCGCCGGGCTGGTGGTGCGGGGCCACCGGGCCCGGGTCCGGCAGTTCGACACCGACCGGCAGGCCGCCCGGGACGAGGCGGTCACCCGGGAACGGCAGCGGATCGCCGCCGAGCTGCACGACGTGGTCTCCCACTCGGTGACCGTGATGGTGCTCCAGGCGGCCGGCGCGGCCCAGGTCGCCACCGCCGAACCGGAACGGGCCCGGCAGGCGCTGCTGCACATCCAGCAGGCCGGCCAGCAGGCGATGGCGGAGCTGCGCCGGCTGCTCGACGTGATGACCGCCGACGCCGACCCGGCGGGCGGAGCCGACCGGCTCGGGCCACAGCCCCGGCTCGCCGACATCGAGGTGCTGCTCGCCTCGATGCGCCGGACCGGACTGTCGGTGTGGACGCACACCTCGGGCCGGGCCGCCCCGCTGGACCCGAGCGTGGAGCTGGCCGCGTACCGGACGGTGCAGGAGAGCCTGACCAACACCCTGAAGCACGCCGGTGCCGGCAGCCGGGTCCGGATCTACTTCACCTGGGAGGAGCAGGTGCTGTTGCTGCGGATCGACGACGACGGCCCAGCCGCCTCGGCCCGTCCGGCGGTCGGGCTCTCCGCCGGGCACGGCCTGGCCAGCCTCGGCGAGCGGATCCGCCGGGCCGGCGGACGGCTCAGCACCGGGCCCCGGCCCGAGGGTGGTTTCCGGGTCGCCGCCGGCCTGCCGATCTCCCAGCACCCGGTGGACGGCTGA
- the lanKC gene encoding class III lanthionine synthetase LanKC produces MPTPGAFLIADPIFVDSPANVDDTASRFPLAAEVPPAGWQTVAEGGWVMWFPTGVSLPRQGWKVHVSVELDAAAEVLGEVRDFCVERGVAFKFLRSRRLALAHNEKYAHRGGSGKLAALYPPDEATLRLVLDELGDRLAGHRGPYVLSDLRWGDGPLYLRYGAFEQRYCLDGDQPVPAVQRPDGTLVPDERNPVFTVPDWAPVPDFVAARMRALAEEAVAEQPYRIDEALHHSNGGGVYRGTDLRDGRQVVLREARPYAGLDGAGTDAVTRLRRERDALTRLADLDCVPRLVDYFTWWEHEYLVEEYVEGGTLQHEVALRHPLIYPDPSPTELTGYTDWALDVVDRVERALTQVHERGIVFGDLHTANVMIRPDGGVVLIDFEQAYGIDEDFTPTLGDPGFATARVRHGRAVDDYALACLRLSIFAPATPLLSLADGKLDDLLAVASRFPLPAGWPERIRADLRQALAAGSTATSDVGPVSGAGLASGAGLASGAGPVSGVGLASGVGLASGVGPAAGAGTAAGVGRAARRLRAVDASGAVARRVGRYPWPVEAGPAEHAGLLDSLAAGIRASATPERTDRLFPGDLGQYPHGGATVAHGAAGVIHVLTSTRMAYPEREEHLDWLIRAADRLPGEYVGLYDGLAGIATVLHRTGRGDAARQLIARCRSRLTEVRGVSLHSGLAGIGLALAGLTVPDRAVEDDLLVIGERLVRALADPSVPDVVEPSRPGLLRGWSGPAVFLSRLYDRTGDPRHLAAAYAALDRDLARCVTDRCGNLQVSDEPRLLLYLDEGSAGVAVAAHELLRHGEVARLRETLTGVRRALGAEFVLLPGLFHGRAGLLATAARLATSPRATTSSRLATSPRATTSSRLAASPRVADDRPDRITVGRAWPGESDRQVLAHLDRFAHHAYALDGQLAFPGDTMIRLSMDLATGSAGVLSALHAALHRTGVTLPFLDLPPSPASTDHPRPAGADERTVSAGAGERTVPAGAGERTVSAGAGERTVPAGAGERPLSSVA; encoded by the coding sequence ATGCCCACGCCAGGTGCCTTCCTGATCGCCGATCCGATCTTCGTCGACTCACCGGCGAACGTCGACGACACCGCGAGCCGCTTCCCGCTGGCCGCCGAGGTGCCGCCGGCCGGTTGGCAGACGGTCGCCGAGGGCGGCTGGGTGATGTGGTTCCCGACCGGGGTTAGCCTGCCCCGCCAGGGCTGGAAGGTGCACGTCTCGGTGGAGCTGGACGCCGCCGCCGAGGTGCTCGGCGAGGTCCGGGACTTCTGCGTCGAACGGGGCGTCGCCTTCAAGTTCCTGCGCAGCCGCCGACTGGCCCTGGCCCACAACGAGAAGTACGCCCACCGGGGCGGCAGCGGCAAACTCGCCGCCCTGTACCCGCCCGACGAGGCGACCCTGCGGCTGGTCCTCGACGAGCTGGGCGACCGCCTCGCCGGCCACCGGGGCCCGTACGTCCTCAGCGACCTGCGCTGGGGCGACGGCCCGCTGTACCTGCGCTACGGCGCCTTCGAGCAGCGGTACTGCCTCGACGGCGACCAGCCCGTCCCGGCCGTGCAGCGCCCCGACGGGACACTGGTGCCCGACGAGCGGAACCCGGTGTTCACCGTCCCCGACTGGGCGCCGGTGCCCGACTTCGTCGCCGCCCGGATGCGGGCGCTGGCCGAGGAGGCGGTCGCCGAGCAGCCGTACCGGATCGACGAGGCGCTGCACCACTCCAACGGCGGCGGCGTGTACCGGGGCACCGACCTGCGCGACGGACGGCAGGTGGTGCTGCGCGAGGCCCGCCCGTACGCCGGACTCGACGGCGCCGGCACCGACGCGGTCACCCGGCTGCGACGGGAACGCGACGCGCTGACCCGCCTCGCCGACCTGGACTGCGTACCCCGACTGGTGGACTACTTCACCTGGTGGGAACACGAGTACCTGGTGGAGGAGTACGTCGAGGGCGGCACCCTCCAGCACGAGGTGGCCCTGCGCCACCCGCTGATCTACCCGGACCCGTCGCCGACCGAACTGACCGGGTACACCGACTGGGCCCTCGACGTGGTGGACCGGGTCGAGCGGGCCCTGACCCAGGTGCACGAGCGGGGCATCGTCTTCGGCGACCTGCACACCGCGAATGTGATGATCCGCCCGGACGGCGGCGTCGTGCTCATCGACTTCGAGCAGGCGTACGGGATCGACGAGGACTTCACCCCCACCCTGGGCGACCCGGGCTTCGCCACCGCGCGGGTACGGCACGGCCGGGCGGTCGACGACTACGCCCTGGCCTGCCTGCGCCTGAGCATCTTCGCCCCGGCCACCCCGCTGCTGTCGCTTGCCGACGGCAAACTCGACGACCTGCTGGCGGTGGCGAGCCGCTTCCCGCTCCCGGCCGGCTGGCCCGAGCGGATCCGCGCCGACCTCCGACAGGCCCTGGCCGCCGGCTCCACCGCGACTTCGGATGTGGGCCCGGTTTCCGGCGCGGGCCTGGCGTCCGGCGCGGGCCTGGCGTCCGGCGCGGGCCCGGTTTCCGGCGTGGGCCTGGCGTCCGGCGTGGGCCTGGCGTCCGGCGTGGGCCCGGCTGCCGGCGCGGGTACGGCTGCCGGCGTTGGTCGGGCTGCCCGGCGGCTGCGGGCGGTCGATGCGTCCGGTGCGGTGGCGCGGCGGGTCGGGCGGTACCCCTGGCCGGTTGAGGCCGGGCCGGCCGAGCACGCCGGGCTGCTCGACTCGCTCGCCGCCGGTATCCGGGCCAGCGCCACCCCGGAACGCACCGACCGGCTCTTCCCCGGTGACCTGGGCCAGTACCCGCACGGCGGGGCCACCGTGGCGCACGGCGCAGCCGGCGTCATCCACGTGCTCACCAGCACCCGGATGGCGTACCCGGAACGGGAGGAACACCTGGACTGGCTGATCCGGGCCGCCGACCGGCTGCCCGGGGAGTACGTCGGCCTCTACGACGGCCTGGCCGGCATCGCCACCGTCCTGCACCGCACCGGACGCGGCGACGCGGCCCGCCAGCTGATCGCCAGGTGTCGGTCCCGACTGACCGAGGTACGCGGTGTCTCCCTGCACAGTGGACTCGCCGGCATCGGCCTGGCCCTCGCCGGACTGACCGTTCCGGATCGGGCGGTCGAGGACGACCTGCTGGTCATCGGGGAACGGCTGGTCCGGGCGCTCGCCGACCCGTCGGTGCCGGATGTCGTCGAACCGTCCCGCCCCGGCCTGCTGCGCGGCTGGTCCGGACCGGCGGTCTTCCTCTCCCGGCTCTACGACCGTACCGGCGACCCCCGACACCTGGCCGCCGCGTACGCCGCGCTCGACCGCGACCTGGCCCGCTGCGTGACCGACCGGTGCGGCAACCTGCAGGTCTCCGACGAACCCCGGTTGCTGCTCTACCTGGACGAGGGCAGCGCCGGGGTGGCGGTGGCCGCGCACGAGCTGCTCCGCCACGGCGAGGTAGCCCGCCTGCGCGAAACACTTACCGGGGTACGCCGGGCGCTCGGCGCGGAGTTCGTCCTGCTCCCCGGGCTGTTCCACGGCCGAGCCGGGTTGCTGGCCACCGCCGCCCGGTTGGCGACCAGCCCCCGGGCGACCACGAGTTCCCGGTTGGCAACCAGCCCCCGGGCGACCACGAGTTCCCGGTTGGCAGCCAGCCCCCGGGTGGCTGATGACCGGCCCGACCGGATCACCGTCGGCCGAGCCTGGCCGGGGGAGTCGGACCGGCAGGTCCTGGCTCACCTGGACCGGTTCGCCCACCACGCGTACGCCCTCGACGGTCAGCTCGCCTTTCCCGGCGACACGATGATCCGGCTGTCGATGGACCTGGCCACCGGAAGCGCCGGGGTGCTGTCCGCCCTGCACGCCGCGCTGCACCGGACCGGGGTCACCCTGCCCTTTCTCGACCTCCCACCGAGCCCCGCGTCCACCGACCACCCCCGTCCGGCCGGCGCCGACGAGCGAACCGTGTCGGCTGGTGCCGGCGAGCGAACCGTGCCGGCTGGCGCGGGCGAGCGAACCGTGTCGGCTGGTGCCGGCGAGCGAACCGTGCCGGCTGGCGCGGGCGAGCGACCGCTGTCGTCCGTGGCCTGA
- a CDS encoding MFS transporter — protein sequence MSSTGLRHNRDFLLLAVARTSSKLGGQITAVGLPLLVLALTGSATAAGLVALAEGIALVVVLLPAGLVADRWDRRGIMLVTEAGSLAGLAAIGVLALTGHASVLTVAALAAVVAGLGAALQPAAAAATRAVVADRDLRAATVFNETRNGTLHLAGPPLGGFLFTVNPALPFVVDAITSAVALAAVALLRGPLKRPGAGRSRREGGESLPRQAVAGIRFLWGRPALRYTLISSAVLNFAFSGVLLAILVVPVRNGASGLSAGMIISCVGLGAVIGSLVASWLTARIATRTLILAVFWACGLLTAAMTLTSNGYVLGALAGVSALLVPAANIGMLTTQALLTPDHLQGRANAAISFLAMVVSPFGPAVAGPLIDRASAPVVFGFFAVLMLGLAAATTASPAVRSLPDLRHLDRPEAPGHAAEEVTPQPA from the coding sequence ATGTCGTCCACCGGTCTGCGCCACAACCGAGACTTTCTGCTCCTGGCCGTCGCGCGTACCTCGTCCAAACTGGGCGGTCAGATCACTGCCGTCGGGCTGCCACTGTTGGTGCTGGCGCTCACCGGATCGGCGACCGCCGCCGGTCTGGTCGCCCTCGCCGAGGGGATCGCACTGGTCGTCGTCCTGCTCCCCGCAGGTCTGGTCGCCGACCGCTGGGACCGCCGGGGCATCATGCTCGTCACCGAGGCCGGTTCGCTGGCCGGGCTCGCCGCGATCGGCGTACTCGCGCTCACCGGGCATGCCTCGGTGCTGACGGTGGCCGCGCTGGCCGCGGTCGTCGCGGGCCTCGGGGCCGCGCTGCAACCGGCGGCGGCCGCCGCCACCCGGGCCGTCGTGGCCGACCGTGACCTGCGCGCGGCCACCGTCTTCAACGAAACCCGCAACGGTACGTTGCACCTGGCCGGTCCGCCGTTGGGTGGCTTCCTGTTCACGGTCAACCCGGCGCTTCCGTTCGTTGTCGACGCGATCACCTCGGCCGTCGCGCTGGCCGCGGTGGCCCTGCTGCGGGGGCCACTCAAGCGACCAGGTGCCGGGCGATCTCGTCGGGAGGGTGGGGAGTCGCTGCCCCGGCAGGCGGTCGCCGGTATCCGGTTCCTGTGGGGGCGGCCGGCGCTGCGGTACACCCTGATCAGCAGCGCGGTGCTGAACTTCGCCTTCTCCGGGGTACTGCTGGCGATCCTGGTCGTCCCGGTCCGCAACGGCGCGTCGGGGCTCTCCGCCGGCATGATCATCTCCTGTGTCGGGCTCGGCGCGGTCATCGGCTCGCTGGTCGCCTCCTGGCTGACCGCCCGGATCGCCACCCGTACCCTGATTCTTGCCGTCTTCTGGGCCTGTGGCCTGCTCACCGCCGCGATGACCCTGACCAGCAACGGGTACGTCCTCGGCGCGCTGGCCGGGGTCTCCGCCCTGCTCGTGCCGGCGGCCAACATCGGGATGCTCACCACCCAGGCCCTGCTCACCCCCGACCATCTTCAGGGGCGGGCGAACGCGGCGATCAGCTTCCTGGCGATGGTGGTGTCACCGTTCGGGCCGGCGGTGGCCGGACCCCTGATCGACCGCGCCTCGGCACCGGTGGTCTTCGGCTTCTTCGCCGTGCTGATGCTCGGCCTGGCGGCGGCCACCACCGCCAGCCCCGCCGTGCGGAGCCTGCCCGACCTGCGCCACCTCGACCGGCCGGAGGCTCCCGGTCACGCCGCCGAGGAGGTCACCCCGCAACCGGCCTGA
- a CDS encoding CopG family transcriptional regulator, with product MSEPEFDRMTKAEVIDWFQSTDSLAPVFDSMTPGPAAPAAPEAPLMLVSIRLPVAMVERLDHLAEESGVRRSEVIRTALHEYVATRSTPIGRDEAEHALDVLRRIVRSHAPEGHADAA from the coding sequence GTGAGTGAACCCGAATTCGACCGGATGACCAAGGCTGAGGTCATCGATTGGTTCCAGAGCACCGACAGTCTGGCGCCGGTGTTCGACTCGATGACGCCCGGACCGGCCGCTCCCGCCGCACCAGAGGCACCCTTGATGCTGGTGAGCATCCGTCTCCCCGTCGCAATGGTCGAGCGGCTCGATCACTTGGCGGAGGAGTCTGGCGTTCGCCGGTCCGAGGTGATCCGAACGGCTCTGCACGAGTACGTGGCTACCCGGAGCACGCCGATCGGCCGGGACGAGGCGGAGCATGCCCTCGACGTGCTGCGACGCATCGTCCGGTCGCACGCCCCGGAGGGGCATGCCGACGCCGCGTAA
- a CDS encoding DUF397 domain-containing protein — MTDLTGAAWRKSSRSAEGNCVEWAGNLPGVVAVRDSKDPAGPALTFAPSAWRSFVTDLKRAQPGR; from the coding sequence ATGACTGACCTCACCGGCGCTGCCTGGCGCAAGAGCAGCCGCAGTGCCGAGGGCAACTGCGTCGAGTGGGCCGGCAACCTGCCCGGGGTCGTCGCGGTACGGGACTCCAAGGACCCGGCCGGCCCGGCGCTCACCTTCGCACCCTCCGCCTGGCGCTCCTTCGTCACCGACCTGAAGCGGGCCCAGCCAGGGAGGTGA